From a region of the Candidatus Cloacimonadota bacterium genome:
- a CDS encoding transcriptional regulator, with the protein VKLENGVKLTTQIVDCDPEKLEIGNEVKLVFRKVQKEGKTGILLYGYKAVLA; encoded by the coding sequence TTGTAAAATTAGAAAATGGAGTAAAACTAACAACTCAAATTGTGGACTGTGATCCGGAAAAACTGGAAATCGGAAATGAGGTTAAACTCGTTTTCAGGAAAGTCCAAAAAGAAGGAAAAACAGGAATTTTACTTTACGGTTATAAAGCAGTTTTAGCCTGA